A single Eubalaena glacialis isolate mEubGla1 chromosome 18, mEubGla1.1.hap2.+ XY, whole genome shotgun sequence DNA region contains:
- the SCAF1 gene encoding splicing factor, arginine/serine-rich 19 isoform X3: MEEEDESRGKTEESGEDRGDGPPDRDPSLSPSAFILRAIQQAVGSSLQGDLPNDKDGSRCHGLRWRRCRSPRSEPRSQESGGTDTASVLDVAADGLLAGLVSILDPPDTWVPSHLDLRPGESEDMLELVAEVRIGDRDPVPLPVPSLLPRVRAWRTGKTEQKYDPFEPTGSNPSSSAGTPSPEEEEEEEEEEEEEEEEEEGLSQSISRISETLAGIYDDNSLSQDFPGDESPGPDPQPLQPTPAPGTPPQADSTRADGATRRRVFVVGTEAEACREGKVSVEVVTAGGAALPPPLLPPGDSEIEEGEIVQPEEEPRMALSLFRAGGRAARPPPAAPAPPAAQPPPPPPAPRAPEGDDFLSLHAESDGEGALQVDLGEPAPAPPTADARWGGLDLRRKILTQRRERYRQRSPSPAAAPASAAPTGPPTRKKSRRERKRSGGEAKEAASSSSGAQPAPPAPASPWDSKKHRSRDRKPGSHASSSARRRSRSRSARRRSRSTDRRRGGSRRSRSREKRRRRRRSNSPPPATSSSSSSRRERHRGKHRDGGGSKKKKKRSRSRGEKRSGDSEKGPAPAQPPSGSTSLGGERDSRRRGAVPPSIQDLTDHDLFAIKRTITVGRLDKPDPRGSSPAPASSPKREVLYDSEGLSAEERGGKSSEKDRRRSGAASSSSSSREKGSRRKALDGGDRDRDRDRERDRDRSSKKARPPKELAPSSGPPPKPPVSSGSGSSSSSSSSSSRKVKLQSKVAVLIREGVSSTTPAKEATSAGLGSIGVKFSRDRESRSPFLKPDERAPTEVAKAAQGSTKPKKTKVKAKAGAKKAKGTKGKTKPSKTRKKIRSGGGSSGGSSGPVTLKKSKADSCSQAAGAKGAEETSWSGEERAAKAPSTPPPKAAPPPPALTPDSQTVDSSCKTPEVSFLPEEATEEAGVRGGAEEEEEEEEEEEEEEEEQQPATTTATSTAAAAPSTAPSAGSTAGDSGAEDGPAPRVSQLPTLPPPMPWSLPAGVDCTTSGVLALTALLFKMEEANLASRAKAQELIQATNQILSHRKPPSSLGVTPAPVPTSLGLPPGPSSYLLPGSLPLGGCGSTPPTPTGLAAASDKREGSSSSEGRGDTDKYLKKLHTQERAVEEVKLAIKPYYQKKDITKEEYKDILRKAVHKICHSKSGEINPVKVSNLVRAYVQRYRYFRKHGRKPGDPPGPPRPPKEPGPPDKGGPGLPLPPL; this comes from the exons ATGGAGGAAGAAGATGAGTCTCGAGGGAAGACAGAGGAGTCAGGCGAGGATCGGGGTGACGGTCCGCCAGACAGAGACCCTTCGCTTTCTCCTTCTGCTTTTATCTTG CGGGCCATTCAGCAGGCTGTGGGAAGTTCCCTGCAGGGGGACCTGCCAAATGATAAAG ATGGTTCTCGGTGTCATGGCCTTCGATGGAGGCGCTGTCGGAGCCCACGTTCAGAGCCCCGTTCCCAGGAATCAGGGGGGACTGACACGGCTTCT GTGTTGGACGTGGCTGCCGATGGCCTCCTCGCGGGGCTGGTGAGCATCCTGGATCCCCCAGATACCTGGGTTCCCAGCCACCTGGACCTGCGGCCTGGCGA AAGCGAGGACATGCTGGAGCTGGTGGCCGAGGTCCGAATTGGGGACAGGGATCCAGTCCCTCTTCCCGTACCCAGCCTGCTGCCCCGTGTCAGGGCCTGGAGGACGGGCAAAACGG AGCAGAAGTACGACCCCTTCGAGCCCACTGGCTCCAACCCCAGCTCATCGGCGGGGACCCCCTcacctgaggaggaggaggaggaggaggaggaggaggaagaggaagaagaggaggaggaaggcctGTCCCAGAGCATCAGCCGCATCTCAGAGACCCTGGCGGGCATCTACGACGACAACAGCCTGAGCCAGGACTTCCCAGGTGACGAGAGCCCGGGCCCGGACCCCCAGCCCCTGCAGCCGACTCCAGCCCCTGGCACACCGCCCCAGGCCGACTCCACCCGGGCCGACGGAGCCACCCGCCGGCGCGTCTTTGTGGTGGGGACCGAGGCGGAGGCCTGTCGGGAAGGCAAGGTCTCCGTGGAGGTGGTGACGGCCGGTGGCGCCGCCCTCCCGCCCCCTCTGCTGCCACCAGGCGACTCAGAGATTGAGGAGGGCGAGATTGTCCAGCCTGAGGAGGAGCCCAGGATGGCGCTCTCCCTCTTCCGGGCCGGCGGCCGGGCCGCACGACCCCCTCCGGCGGCCCCAGCCCCCCCTGcggcccagcccccacccccgccgcccgccccccgGGCCCCCGAGGGGGATGACTTTTTGTCTCTGCACGCGGAGTCCGACGGCGAGGGCGCCCTGCAGGTGGACCTGGGGGAgccggcccccgccccgcccaccgcAGACGCGCGCTGGGGCGGCCTGGACCTGCGCCGCAAGATCCTGACCCAGCGGCGCGAGCGCTACCGGCAGCGCTCGCCCTCCCCGGCCGCCGCCCCCGCCTCCGCTGCCCCCACTGGCCCGCCCACCCGCAAGAAGTCGAGGCGGGAGCGCAAGAGGAGCGGCGGCGAGGCCAAGGAGGCCGCCTCGTCCTCCTCCGGCGCGCAGCCCGCCCCGCCGGCCCCGGCCTCCCCCTGGGACTCCAAGAAGCACCGCTCCCGGGACCGCAAGCCGGGTTCCCACGCCTCGTCGTCCGCCCGCCGCCGCTCGCGGTCCCGCTCCGCCCGCCGCCGCTCGCGGAGCACCGACCGGCGCCGCGGGGGCAGCCGCAGGTCCCGGTCCCGGGAGaaaaggcggcggcggcggcgctcgAACTCCCCGCCCCCGGCCACCTCGTCGTCGTCGTCTTCCAGGCGCGAGCGGCACCGCGGCAAGCACCGGGATGGCGGCGGcagcaagaagaagaagaagcggTCGCGGTCCCGGGGCGAGAAGCGGTCTGGGGACAGTGAGAAGGGCCCTGCCCCGGCCCAGCCGCCCTCCGGCTCCACCTCCTTGGGCGGAGAGCGCGACAGCCGCCGCCGGGGGGCCGTGCCGCCCTCCATCCAGGACCTCACGGACCACGATCTCTTTGCCATCAAGCGGACCATCACCGTGGGCCGGCTGGACAAGCCTGACCCCCGCGGCTCCTCACCGGCTCCGGCCTCATCGCCCAAGCGCGAGGTCCTATACGACTCCGAGGGACTGAGCGCCGAGGAGCGGGGAGGCAAGAGCAGTGAGAAGGACCGGCGCCGCTCTGgggctgcctcctcctcctcttcctcccggGAGAAGGGATCGCGGCGGAAGGCACTGGACGGGGGGGATCGGGACCGggacagggacagagagagggacagagacaggTCATCCAAGAAGGCCCGGCCCCCCAAGGAGTTGGCGCCCTCCTCAGGGCCCCCGCCAAAGCCACCTGTCAGCAGCGGCTCAGGCTCCTCGTCCTCGTCGTCCTCCTCATCCTCCCGGAAGGTGAAGCTACAGTCCAAGGTGGCCGTGCTCATCCGAGAGGGTGTCAGCAGCACTACACCAGCCAAGGAGGCCACGTCTGCTGGCCTGGGCTCTATTGGAGTCAAGTTCAGCCGAGACCGAGAGAGCCGCTCCCCCTTCCTCAAGCCGGATGAGCGGGCCCCTACTGAGGTGGCCAAAGCAGCTCAGGGCAGCACCAAGCCCAAAAAGACCAAGGTCAAGGCCAAGGCTGGGGCCAAGAAAGCCAAGGGGACCAAGGGAAAGACCAAGCCATCCAAGACCAGGAAAAAGATCCGCAGCGGTGGGGGCAGCAGCGGGGGCAGCAGTGGCCCTGTGACACTGAAGAAGTCCAAGGCGGATAGCTGCAGCCAGGCGGCGGGAGCCAAAGGGGCCGAGGAGACTTCCTGGTCCGGGGAAGAGCGGGCAGCGAAGGCCCCtagcaccccaccccccaaggcGGCCCCTCCACCCCCTGCTCTCACGCCCGACTCACAGACTGTGGATAGCAGCTGCAAGACACCTGAGGTCTCTTTCCTGCCAGAAGAGGCCACTGAGGAGGCTGGAGTCCGAGGTGgggcggaggaggaggaagaggaagaagaggaggaggaggaggaggaggaggagcagcagCCGGCCACCACCACGGCCACCAGCACGGCTGCTGCCGCTCCCAGCACCGCCCCTAGTGCGGGGTCCACGGCTGGTGACTCGGGGGCGGAGGATGGGCCAGCCCCCCGTGTCTCCCAGCTGCCCACACTGCCCCCAcccatgccctggagcctgcccGCTGGTGTAGACTGCACTACCAGCGGTGTCCTGGCCT TGACTGCACTTCTCTTCAAGATGGAAGAAGCCAATCTGGCAAGCCGAGCAAAGGCCCAGGAGCTGATCCAGGCCACCAACCAG ATCCTCAGCCACAGGAAGCCCCCCTCAAGTCTGGGGGTGACGCCAGCTCCTGTGCCCACCTCTCTGGGTCTGCCCCCTGGCCCCTCCAGCTACCTGCTCCCTGGCAGCCTCCCCCTGGGGGGCTGTGGCTCTACCCCTCCCACGCCCACTGGGCTGGCTGCAGCGTCTGACAAGAGAGAGGGCAGCAGCAGCTCCGAGGGACGTGGTGACACAGACAAG TATCTGAAGAAGCTGCACACGCAGGAGCGGGCAGTAGAGGAGGTGAAGCTGGCCATCAAGCCGTATTATCAGAAGAAGGACATCACCAAGGAGGAGTACAAGGACATCCTGAGGAAGGCCGTCCACAAG ATCTGCCACAGCAAAAGTGGGGAGATCAACCCGGTGAAGGTGAGCAACCTGGTGCGCGCCTACGTCCAACGCTACCGCTACTTCCGCAAGCACGGCCGCAAGCCGGGGGACCCCCCGGGGCCCCCACGGCCGCCCAAGGAGCCGGGACCCCCTGATAAGGGCGGCCCgggcctgcccctgccccctctctga